The genomic window GGGATCGGAGCGGGTTATTGGATGGAATGAAGTGGAAATAACCAATCCATATTTATTCAGTTGGCACGTCTTGCTCTTTGATATATTGTCTAAGTTTATCAATTGGTGCGCCGCCACTTGAAGCTACATAGTAAGAACTAGACCAAAATAATGGTTTCCAGTAAAACTTTTCAATATGCTCCTTAAATTCTTTGCGAATAACCCTACTACTAGCAGATTTTAGACTAGAAGTAAAATCATAAAGTTACTAACCAACGCCAAAATTGGGTTCATCAAGTTGCAGCAGAAATTGTCAGCGGTAATAGCTTCGTTGCAACCGAAAAGCTAGAAGTCAAAAACATGACTCGAAAAGCAAAAACACAGCATAGCAAAAAACAGAAAGCTGGACTAAATAAGTCTATTCTTGACGTTGGTTTTGGGATGTTACGTAGCACCATAAAATACAAAATAGAACAGATTGGTGGTCTATTTATCGAAGTTCCAACCCGTCAAGTAAAACCGTCTCAAACCTGCCCTAAATGCGGAAACCAACACCAGAAAACCCTCGATATCCGAGTACATCAGTGTGGTGTTTGCAAATATGTGCAAGATAGAGATATTGCTGCTGCCGAAGTAATGCTTTATTGGGCAAAAGGAACTCTACCGGGATTGGGAACCAGTCTCGTAGGCGCTGATCTTACTAGCTCTACCTCACGCACCCGCAAACAAGCAGGAAGCATGAAGCAACTGGGGGAAAAGAAGCGTCAGAAATCTCAAAGCAATTTCCCTAAAAACAAGCTAGAGGATGTAGAAACCTCTAGCTCAGGCGAAGCTAGCTAGAAGTAGTTCATACTGCACTTAGTATTGTTGCAGCCGTGACTAATACTTTTGTACTGTTGAATAAGATGAATCGGGCAATTCTACAGGAGATTGTAATTCTGAATTACTCATCTCATTACCCCCTTACAAATTAATCACGATGCTGACTCCTCTGTTAACAATTCTGATGCGACTTCACTCTTAACTACATCCTCAGAATCACCAGATTTAGAAAAACCATCTGCTACATCTTTGATAAAACCAGCCACAGGTACCGCGACTAATAAACCCAAAACTCCGCCAAAATTGGTTCCTACAAGCAAAGCAATTAACACCCATATTGGTCTAATACCAGTAAATTTGCCTAAAAGACGTGGTGCGATCGCCTGATCAATTAACTGGTCAATGACAACAGCTACCGCAGCAATCTTCACTGCTAGCCAAAAGTCGTGTGTGGCTATTATTAAAGTTATTACAACAAGACTGAGGACATCACCAAAGGGAATTAAGCTCAAAACCCCAACTGCCAAACCAAAGAGTAAACCAAACTGGACTTGAAAACTTAAAAATAATAATGTTATTGAAACTCCCATCAGTAAAGCCAAACTTCCCTGACCAATCAAGTAATTTTGGAAGTTTTGCTGAATAGACTGGCTTATCTCCTGGGCAAAATTTCCAGGTAACTTCTTAAATATTCCCTGCCAAATTCTTGGCCCATCTAACAACAGATAAAAAGTCACAACTACTGTGATTAATGACTCAGAAACACTATCGATAGTATCTATAATAATGCTTAAAAGTTTATCTGAGAAAAACTCTAACTCATTGGGCAATTTGTTGGTTATTTGTGTTAATAACTGACTTAAATTCACATTTAATTTGTGTCTAGAAAACCAATCATTTACAATCTGAAGTTTTTCTTCGCTAGAATCAATCCATTGGGGAAGGACTTTAACCATCTCATGAAATTGATCTAAAACAATGGGAACCAAAGTGATACCCAGAGCAACGACAATTAACAATGCTAATATAAAAACTAATGCTACTGCATAGCTGCGTTTAACTCCCCGCTGTTGGAGAACCGAAACAGGATAGTTCAAAACGAATGCAAGCAAAGTAGCCAAGACAAGAATTGTGACGACAGGTTGAAAATTTTTAACAAGCAAAAATGCTAGCCAACCATTGAGAAAGACTAGAGGAAATAGCAGCGTAAAAATTAACCATTTAAGTAGTTGATTGAGTGAAAAATTCATAATCAATTTAAAAATCAAAATTATTCTAGTTACTAGATTGAAGCTGAAAATTAAATATGCTCAAGGGGAAGTAGATGAGAAAAATCTTTCCCCATTCACAATTTTCGGTTATTTGAGGACTAAATTTCAGCAAAAGCTAAAAATTGCTCCTCATTTATCCGCCCTGCTTGATACAGAGTATTAGTAATTTCAGAAATAGTTAAAACCGCATGACCACGATAACCATTTTGCTGTAACTTATCTTTCACCCCTTGTTCATGGTCGATAAATACCACAATGTCATTAACATTTAATCCTGCTGATTCCAACTTTTCTGCTCCTTCCATGACACTTTTACCGCTGATGAGAATATCGTCAACCACCACAACTGTTTCACCAGGATGAAAGTTACCCTCAATTACTCTCCGAGTTCCGTGGGCCTTCACCTCTTTACGGGGGAAAATCATCGGACAATTAAGACGCAAAGATAAACCAGTAGCAGTAGGTAAAGAACCATAGGGAATACCTGCTAATCTATCAAAATTCAGGTTTTTCAAAATATCTTCATAGGCAGTGATAACTTGATTAAAAACTTGGGGATTGGAAATAATTTTGCGTAAGTCAATGTAATAAGGAAATATAGCTCCTGATGCTTGGACAAAGCTGCCAAACATAATGCAGTCAATATCATAAAGTTGTAAAATCAAATCCTGTTGGGGATGCTGATTTAGCAAACAAACATCAGGAAACCACACAGAACAAGTGGAATTTTCATAAATAATTTCAGTTTTTATTTGATTAATTTCTGCGCGTAAAGACTGGATTTCCTGAGATAATTTTGGTTTTCCCAACATATCTTGAGGAACAGGAATTAGCAAACCATCACCGTTAGTATTCAAGCCCGCTTCTAAAATTTGCTTCAGATTTAGTCCCTCCGCCCAGATGCTACGCGCCATAATAATTCGTTCCGGCGCGATCGCTCGAACAAGTGCTAAAACTTCAGGTTTTGTAGTTCCCACTTCTAAACCCAATTGTTCTGGAGTTCCCCAGGTTTTTGATTCTTTTACCACCTGTAAATAAAGCGGTGATTCGTTTGTAGGATATTGCTGTATAGCTTCTGCGCTTGGATTAGAAGTACAGCATAAAATAAACACAGCTTTATCAGGATATACCAAAAAAGGTGCTACATGATCTTGTCCTGTATAGGGACTAAGAGTAATTGCATCTACCTGCCATTCTGCAAACACAGTTTGGGCAAAGATGGTACTAGTATTTAAGTCACTGTGTTTGGCATCTAAAATAACTGGGATGTGAGCCGGAATAGCTGCTAAAGTTTTGTACAACAGTTCTAAACCGGGAATACCTAATGCTTCGTAAAAGCCAAGTGTCGGTTTATAGGCACAAACGAAATCAGAAGTTTCAGCAATAATGAATTGTAACCACTTCTGTAAACCAGCGATGAGTTCTTCAGATTCATAATGCACAGGCATCATCTCTGGATTTGGATCAAGTCCTACAAACAGTAAGCTTTGATTTTGCAAGATATTACGATTCAATTTATCAAAAAAGTTCATATTTTTTGTTTAAAAAAGAGTTATTAGTTATTAGTCTTTGCGTCTTTGTATCTCACTTACCATAATTCCTTTACAAAAACATCGATTCTGTTAGTTGAGTGCCTCCAGCCTTACGTCCTAATAGAGAGTGAATCACTCCAAATAGAATAACCATCGGTACTGAGCTAAAGTGGACAATTCGCAATGCTTGCCAACTGCCAAACAGATCCACAATCCAGGGAAATTGAGCAGGTTTATACATTCCTATTCCTGTAAATAACGCCAGCAGCAAGATAGGAATAATTGCTGTATAGGCAATACGATGCCAAGCATAAATTAGGCGCTGGGAATTTTTACTTTTTTGTAATGCTTTGAAGTCATTGGCACTTACAAACCGATGTCGCCAGCGTCGGGTAATTAAAACGTAAATTCCATACCATAGGAGATTCAGGGAGAATAGCCACATTGCTGCAAAATGCCAGTGTCTACCTCCTGCAAGCCAACCTCCTAAAGTAAATATCGGAGGAATGTGCAAACCTGTACGTCCACCAAAAACAGGGTTGGCGTTGTAAATTTGTAGTCCACTGGTGAGCATGATAAACAGACTAATGATGTTACAGGAGTGGAAAATTTTGGCTCCTATTGCTTGAGTGGGTGGCTTTCGAGTTTGAGAGGAAACAGTCGAATTCATAGATTTTGACCGATAAAATTTGGTGTTTATCTGTCTTGGGTGAATGGCCCAGCTAGTTTGGGGGTGGGCATTACTCACTTTTATTTCCCCATCCTATGATTCAGTATTCTGATATTGATGGTCTACCATCTTCTGTTTTAAATGTCAGTTTTAGATATGGTTAGGGTTTTTCTAAGAGGATGTCTGAAAAAAAGATATTTTATCCAGTGTATCCCTAACGGTGATCAACTAATTAGACTGATATGAAGGAAACTTAGTCATTATCTACGCTCATCAATGGCTGAAGCGTTTTTCGTCGGATCAACCATTGCAGCAGTATACACTGATAATTAGTGCGATGCCTATGGCGGGCTATGCCTATGCGGTGATTATGGTAAAAAGTATACTGATGACTTGTGCTGTAATTTAAGTGTGAAAAAGACAAGACCAAATTTATCGAACTCAGGTATTGTTAATGCATCGGCTTGCAAAAATTAACACCTAGTGCCCAAGGTTAATTAGTTAAAAGCTGGCGTGTTTTCTAATAGCGGCATAGTGTCTTGCTGTGGTATTCATCTCAATGACCAACTCTGTGCCTTGACCTAATTGAGAATTACACTTAAGTTTACCTTGATGTTTTTCAACTATAATTTCCCGACTAATTGATAGTCCCAGTCCCTTCCCTTTACCGATTGGTTTGGTTGTGAAAAATGGTTCAAATATCTGTCTTTGGATATGGGGAAGTATGCCTTTACCATTATCAGAAATGCGAATGATAACTTTGTGTTTTTTTCCTAGTCGTTTGTCATTTACCCAAAGTTCATTACTATTTACTAATGATAAATGACTACTAATAATTTCTGTATGAATAAAAAGAGTGGGAGTAAAGGAATAATCATGTTTTATCCTTTCTTCTAAGGCATCAATGGCGTTAGTCAAGATGTTCATGAATACCTGATTTAGATCACCAGGGTAACACTCGATTAAGGGCAATTCCCCAAAGTTTTTAATTACTTCAATCCTTGGTCTTTCAGGCTGTTCTTTCAGACGATGTTGCAAAATCCTCAGAACACTATCAAGTCCTTCATGCAAGTCAACCTTTTTCATTTGACCTTCGTCAGAGGTTGAAAAATTCCGCAAGGCGAAAACAATTTCTTTGACGCGCTCAGATCCGGCTCGCATTGACCACAGCAATTTCAAAAAGTCTGTCTTCACAAAACCAAGGTCGAGGCGTTGCAAATGTAAGGCTATGACTGGGGTCGGTGTGGGATAGTAATGTTGGTAAAGTTCAATGACTCTGATTAAGTCTTCAGCATATTGACTCGCAGGATGGAGATTGCCGTAGATGAAGCTAACGGGGTTGTTAATTTCGTTAGCCATATCCGCCACCAGTTGACCGAGGTTAGCCATTTTCTGGTTCTGCAATAACTGCTTTTGGGTATATTTGAGTTCTTCGAGGGTAGTTTCTAGCTGCTGTGATTTTTCCCTAACTTGGTCTTCGCTAGACTGGTGTTGGACAATTTCTCTTTGGAGTTGTTCAAATAGTTGATATTGTTGAGTAGCGATCGCCTTATCCTGACTAATATCCTTGTGCGTCCCCGCCATCCGCACTGGTTTACCGAATTCATCCCACTGAAATACTTTCCCACAAGCCAGAATCCACTTCCACTCGCCGGATTTAGTCAACATTCTGAATTCGACTTCAAATACGGGTATGCATCCTTCGAGATAATCGTGCAATACCTGATGAATTCTTGGTAAATCCTGTGGATGTACAAGTTGCTCAAAGGATTTATGGTCGTGATCGATTTCGTCTACTTCATACCCCAGAATGCGCTTCCACCGGGGATCATAATAGGTTTTATTGGTG from Nostoc sp. UHCC 0926 includes these protein-coding regions:
- a CDS encoding cytochrome b/b6 domain-containing protein encodes the protein MNSTVSSQTRKPPTQAIGAKIFHSCNIISLFIMLTSGLQIYNANPVFGGRTGLHIPPIFTLGGWLAGGRHWHFAAMWLFSLNLLWYGIYVLITRRWRHRFVSANDFKALQKSKNSQRLIYAWHRIAYTAIIPILLLALFTGIGMYKPAQFPWIVDLFGSWQALRIVHFSSVPMVILFGVIHSLLGRKAGGTQLTESMFL
- a CDS encoding bifunctional orotidine-5'-phosphate decarboxylase/orotate phosphoribosyltransferase — its product is MNFFDKLNRNILQNQSLLFVGLDPNPEMMPVHYESEELIAGLQKWLQFIIAETSDFVCAYKPTLGFYEALGIPGLELLYKTLAAIPAHIPVILDAKHSDLNTSTIFAQTVFAEWQVDAITLSPYTGQDHVAPFLVYPDKAVFILCCTSNPSAEAIQQYPTNESPLYLQVVKESKTWGTPEQLGLEVGTTKPEVLALVRAIAPERIIMARSIWAEGLNLKQILEAGLNTNGDGLLIPVPQDMLGKPKLSQEIQSLRAEINQIKTEIIYENSTCSVWFPDVCLLNQHPQQDLILQLYDIDCIMFGSFVQASGAIFPYYIDLRKIISNPQVFNQVITAYEDILKNLNFDRLAGIPYGSLPTATGLSLRLNCPMIFPRKEVKAHGTRRVIEGNFHPGETVVVVDDILISGKSVMEGAEKLESAGLNVNDIVVFIDHEQGVKDKLQQNGYRGHAVLTISEITNTLYQAGRINEEQFLAFAEI
- a CDS encoding AI-2E family transporter; its protein translation is MNFSLNQLLKWLIFTLLFPLVFLNGWLAFLLVKNFQPVVTILVLATLLAFVLNYPVSVLQQRGVKRSYAVALVFILALLIVVALGITLVPIVLDQFHEMVKVLPQWIDSSEEKLQIVNDWFSRHKLNVNLSQLLTQITNKLPNELEFFSDKLLSIIIDTIDSVSESLITVVVTFYLLLDGPRIWQGIFKKLPGNFAQEISQSIQQNFQNYLIGQGSLALLMGVSITLLFLSFQVQFGLLFGLAVGVLSLIPFGDVLSLVVITLIIATHDFWLAVKIAAVAVVIDQLIDQAIAPRLLGKFTGIRPIWVLIALLVGTNFGGVLGLLVAVPVAGFIKDVADGFSKSGDSEDVVKSEVASELLTEESAS
- a CDS encoding sensor histidine kinase, with amino-acid sequence MHIQEPTTHEPEAPLSVEDSQSFPESQPLQKGQKDLSQENLDPCQCSQAALQMALIANGLGLWDWNLITNKTYYDPRWKRILGYEVDEIDHDHKSFEQLVHPQDLPRIHQVLHDYLEGCIPVFEVEFRMLTKSGEWKWILACGKVFQWDEFGKPVRMAGTHKDISQDKAIATQQYQLFEQLQREIVQHQSSEDQVREKSQQLETTLEELKYTQKQLLQNQKMANLGQLVADMANEINNPVSFIYGNLHPASQYAEDLIRVIELYQHYYPTPTPVIALHLQRLDLGFVKTDFLKLLWSMRAGSERVKEIVFALRNFSTSDEGQMKKVDLHEGLDSVLRILQHRLKEQPERPRIEVIKNFGELPLIECYPGDLNQVFMNILTNAIDALEERIKHDYSFTPTLFIHTEIISSHLSLVNSNELWVNDKRLGKKHKVIIRISDNGKGILPHIQRQIFEPFFTTKPIGKGKGLGLSISREIIVEKHQGKLKCNSQLGQGTELVIEMNTTARHYAAIRKHASF